A single genomic interval of Oryza sativa Japonica Group chromosome 7, ASM3414082v1 harbors:
- the LOC136357514 gene encoding uncharacterized protein isoform X2 produces MSSGEGKEVVDTSLLVTKGDMKGLLEDLLKMGMIGPRNAAGVSAVKLELMPNELRLEGSKNYLSWCRRAQLMLRAKGMDHFLLESCEEPSDKESQAWRTWNTTNSTVVSWLMTSVAPSIGRMIEAIQNAAVVWKTLSNMYSGEGNVMMMVEAQNKVENLKQEGRTVQEYASELQQLWADLDHYDLLQLKHEDDIVIGNKWLQRRRVIHFLKGLNKEFEDRRAAMFHQATLPTMEEAISAMVQEEMRLRLMRGTNPIRSAYIAADNRECYNCGQVGHVSYNCPTSRNIGGRGSIRGGHGGTRGGFRGDRGGFGGNRGGRGGDRGGRVGGRGRGRGVPQANAVKEDGKAVTLIGEQVTQWEEWQKNKTNESSNTTTHFGNFANYAQVGEGEEDWEEDWDWSQA; encoded by the coding sequence atgtcttcTGGGGAGGGAAAGGAGGTTGTGGATACTTCCTTGCTTGTTACTAAAGGTGATATGAAAGGTTTGCTAGAGGATTTGCTGAAGATGGGCATGATAGGTCCTAGGAATGCGGCTGGAGTGTCTGCAGTGAAACTAGAATTGATGCCAAATGAGTTGAGGTTGGAGGGGAGCAAAAATTATTTGAGTTGGTGTAGGAGAGCCCAACTGATGTTGAGAGCAAAAGGGATGGATCATTTTTTACTAGAGAGTTGTGAAGAACCTTCTGATAAGGAGAGCCAAGCATGGAGGACGTGGAATACTACAAATTCCACTGTGGTATCTTGGTTGATGACCTCGGTGGCTCCTTCTATTGGCAGGATGATAGAAGCTATCCAGAATGCTGCAGTTGTATGGAAGACGCTGAGCAACATGTATTCAGGAGAGGGAAATGTAATGATGATGGTTGAGGCTCAGAACAAAGTGGAGAATTTGAAGCAAGAGGGGAGAACAGTCCAAGAGTATGCTAGCGAGCTGCAACAGTTATGGGCAGATCTTGATCACTATGATCTCCTACAATTGAAACATGAGGATGACATTGTGATTGGAAATAAATGGCTGCAGAGGCGAAGAGTCATTCATTTCTTGAAGGGGTTGAACAAGGAGTTTGAGGATAGGAGAGCAGCTATGTTCCACCAAGCTACATTGCCCACTATGGAAGAGGCCATTTCAGCAATGGTGCAGGAAGAGATGAGATTGAGGTTGATGAGAGGTACAAATCCTATAAGATCAGCATACATTGCAGCTGATAATAGGGAATGCTACAATTGTGGGCAAGTGGGTCATGTGAGCTACAATTGTCCCACTTCCCGGAACATTGGTGGTAGGGGATCGATTCGAGGAGGGCATGGTGGAACTCGTGGTGGATTTAGAGGAGACCGTGGTGGTTTTGGGGGAAATCGTGGTGGTAGAGGAGGTGATCGTGGAGGTCGTGTTGGAGGTCGTGGTAGGGGCAGAGGTGTTCCTCAGGCCAATGCAGTTAAGGAGGATGGGAAAGCTGTTACCCTAATAGGTGAACAAGTGACACAATGGGAGGAATGGCAGAAGAACAAGACCAATGAGAGCTCTAACACCACCACTCACTTTGGTAACTTCGCCAACTACGCCCAAGTGGGCGAAG
- the LOC136357514 gene encoding uncharacterized protein isoform X1 — protein sequence MSSGEGKEVVDTSLLVTKGDMKGLLEDLLKMGMIGPRNAAGVSAVKLELMPNELRLEGSKNYLSWCRRAQLMLRAKGMDHFLLESCEEPSDKESQAWRTWNTTNSTVVSWLMTSVAPSIGRMIEAIQNAAVVWKTLSNMYSGEGNVMMMVEAQNKVENLKQEGRTVQEYASELQQLWADLDHYDLLQLKHEDDIVIGNKWLQRRRVIHFLKGLNKEFEDRRAAMFHQATLPTMEEAISAMVQEEMRLRLMRGTNPIRSAYIAADNRECYNCGQVGHVSYNCPTSRNIGGRGSIRGGHGGTRGGFRGDRGGFGGNRGGRGGDRGGRVGGRGRGRGVPQANAVKEDGKAVTLIGEQVTQWEEWQKNKTNESSNTTTHFGEEDWEEDWDWSQA from the coding sequence atgtcttcTGGGGAGGGAAAGGAGGTTGTGGATACTTCCTTGCTTGTTACTAAAGGTGATATGAAAGGTTTGCTAGAGGATTTGCTGAAGATGGGCATGATAGGTCCTAGGAATGCGGCTGGAGTGTCTGCAGTGAAACTAGAATTGATGCCAAATGAGTTGAGGTTGGAGGGGAGCAAAAATTATTTGAGTTGGTGTAGGAGAGCCCAACTGATGTTGAGAGCAAAAGGGATGGATCATTTTTTACTAGAGAGTTGTGAAGAACCTTCTGATAAGGAGAGCCAAGCATGGAGGACGTGGAATACTACAAATTCCACTGTGGTATCTTGGTTGATGACCTCGGTGGCTCCTTCTATTGGCAGGATGATAGAAGCTATCCAGAATGCTGCAGTTGTATGGAAGACGCTGAGCAACATGTATTCAGGAGAGGGAAATGTAATGATGATGGTTGAGGCTCAGAACAAAGTGGAGAATTTGAAGCAAGAGGGGAGAACAGTCCAAGAGTATGCTAGCGAGCTGCAACAGTTATGGGCAGATCTTGATCACTATGATCTCCTACAATTGAAACATGAGGATGACATTGTGATTGGAAATAAATGGCTGCAGAGGCGAAGAGTCATTCATTTCTTGAAGGGGTTGAACAAGGAGTTTGAGGATAGGAGAGCAGCTATGTTCCACCAAGCTACATTGCCCACTATGGAAGAGGCCATTTCAGCAATGGTGCAGGAAGAGATGAGATTGAGGTTGATGAGAGGTACAAATCCTATAAGATCAGCATACATTGCAGCTGATAATAGGGAATGCTACAATTGTGGGCAAGTGGGTCATGTGAGCTACAATTGTCCCACTTCCCGGAACATTGGTGGTAGGGGATCGATTCGAGGAGGGCATGGTGGAACTCGTGGTGGATTTAGAGGAGACCGTGGTGGTTTTGGGGGAAATCGTGGTGGTAGAGGAGGTGATCGTGGAGGTCGTGTTGGAGGTCGTGGTAGGGGCAGAGGTGTTCCTCAGGCCAATGCAGTTAAGGAGGATGGGAAAGCTGTTACCCTAATAGGTGAACAAGTGACACAATGGGAGGAATGGCAGAAGAACAAGACCAATGAGAGCTCTAACACCACCACTCACTTTG